A stretch of DNA from Bactrocera neohumeralis isolate Rockhampton chromosome 6, APGP_CSIRO_Bneo_wtdbg2-racon-allhic-juicebox.fasta_v2, whole genome shotgun sequence:
CTATATTTATCTCGATTACGTTTAGGTGAATTCATTTATATTcagacatttattttaataaaatggtaTGTAACTTcgagataattttaaaaaatataactgtttcagTTTCTTACcggttataaaaaataaattttctctttttctgtTCAAGGTGGTCAAATTTTTCGTAAGTGCGGTGAATTCACCGCTGAACAATTTCGGTCCTATCGCATTGTTATTATACGGCAAATAGAGTCCATAATAAATCGCCCTTTGACAGCCACCGAACAGGAGGTAGTATTGTTCCCACGGATTTGCTGCAATACAAGCTGCCGTGAGTACGATTTCAAAAAGCTAGTGGACTGCGAAAACTGTGGACAAGTatttgaaatgtaaaattttttgaactattattACTACTAATATTTTTCAAGATCGCGTACTGTCGCGATAAGCCGGAACATTTTAACAAATCTCATCAGGATTGGTGCAAGTCATACCAACTGTTCAAGAAGCTAGAGTTAATGCAGGCCAAAGGTGGAAAAATCGATCCGGCAATGCCTATGAAAATACTGCATGATATACCGGGAGCTTGTTCTAATACTAAGCAGATTCTGAGCAAATTAGACTGTGGTAACTGTACTGAAGTTTTACAATCATGTATTTTGTTGAGtattaactttttattgccGTTATTAGCCGTTCAGGATGATTGTGAGTTTTCTGCGCTTAGTCAAATATCTACATGTCCCTTGACAGCTTGGTATGCTTTGAAGTTATGTGGGCATTTGAAGAAGTCGGAAGAAATTACTATACATCTCATCGGtaagtataaattattttggaaTGCATATCTCTATTTTACTTGGACTATCTTAGCCAAAGTGGTTGATGGCTTTAGCTTTATTTATCTTTACCTTTTATGTCGATATACTGTCTTATAACAACTATAACCACGCTTAACTTACACTTAAAGTTAGATACCACAACTTAATCTACACAGCAAGTCGCGACTACCCAAACTCCAATGCATTGAGCATAGAAACTAACACATACACACGATGCACCTTATAAGCCACAAAGAAaatggattgagtaattttgtCAGTTCGGGATTAATAACTGTAACTGAAATCTCTGGAAGTGGTTTTGTAGTCAACGTAAGATTTAACCGAGAGTTGACTTGCAAGACATGTAaaccagagagctgcaacgagtatgataaaatcagaacaaacagtcgtgccaaaaacacaatcaaatcaattcagttcagcatagacaacattgttaatcaattcgaCTTAGCCGCCAGCGTCAACTTGATAACACGTACAATCTGTAATCACGATCGTGTAAGcggtatggctggcttcggttgcaatcgtatcatgtcagttcatagcgttgcgacgattgtttgaattgaagtgaaactttgggtaaactataagtaaatctaCGAGTAAATTTATGGGtaacaattttctgctggactgatttgaatcatgtgtggctttgaaaatgtgcgcatgttacaaattttcgatgcgtaaacaatggaaattccatcgagtacttacatacatacatatatacatactatacatttcttgtatgtatgtatggaatttccattacacattagattagataaattaatgaggattgcaccgcgatcTAGGGTCTATTGTACCCTCTCCTGACTCACAGCGTCTCAGCTAGCCCCAGCAAATTGatgaattccaatatactgctaggtggtattgaggtgatgtgatccctatttagaaacatggatccaagggccttggtcctgcgtctacagattGCTGTACAATCCATTAGCAGGTGTACTGGAGTTTCGGGTTCCaaatcgcagaaccggcaattcgcacaagaagctaggcccatgttgaataagtgcttcttgagttTGCAATGGCCGGTGTAGAAGGCGATCAGTAGCCTGACTTTATCTCTTGGGCGATTGATTATGATTTTAAACCTTTTGAGGTTATAGCCATTCATCAGCAACTTTGCGTGCCGCAAGCCTGGAAGGTGTTGCCAATGTATCTCCCTACCCACTGCTTCATCATTGCGGAGCTGTTCCTTTAGGGTGTGGGGACCCACCGCTATGAAAGGTTCGGGTCCTACCATGCTGGTGGATGCTGCAGAGCGGGCAAGCTCATCGGCCAGTTCATTACCGGCGATGCctctgtgacctggcacccaaataAGGTGCACCTGGTTGCATTCTGCAAGACTATTGAGCCGGTCTATATACTGctgcaccaatagcgatttTAACTCGTATGACGAGATCGCCTTgagtgccgcttggctatcgctTAGTATAGCTATACGTTCGTTGCGATAGCCGCGTTGGAGGTTTAATTCtacgcaccgacttatagcaaataCCTCCGCTCGGAAACTtacccataggtatggagagtttcgtgcgtggtcctgcgacccctgcgccaattccctccgacgtcttcgagccgtcggtgtaccacctgaTCGAGCTATCCCTGAGTAGCAGCTCGAGAGCGGAGTCGCTCCATTCGGCCTTGCTGCCGAGGGTGATcttaaacttcttagtgaagttCAGCTTTTTGTTAATGCCGTCCCTTGGAAGAGGAGCCAGTGGTATGATGCCACTTAGCTCTTCCATGCGTTGGGACGAGATTATTTCCATTAcacatataacatatgtatatacaaacatatgtatttgaaatagaacaaaagtgcactagtaaatcagtgtttaggggatgatatacaaaccaaactctatcgatcatttcaatcattgaagcatgagtttgcgtcacttcgggtattttctacaaataccaacgttcataaacaaatcaggtactcgtataagctgatcgctagtgattcaaagttgttctctatcgctgatttgaagacaaacattgtgcttcgtgtacatgaactgaactgacagaatcagacagagtaacggatcagaacttaagtataaacaataatttattactcgttgcagttctctgatgGAAACCTATTAGCGAATTGGCATTAAAAATATCAGAACTGGTTAATTACCACGACTTCTTCTAAGTGTCATCCTacctataatttttttcaataatttctttctaACAAGCGAATGCGACGTTCTATTCATAATTGACTATAATTTTCTTTCAACAGGTGCTGAAATCGAGTTTGAAGTGGATGCTTTACACAAATGGGAACTATTCTTCTTACATATTAATCcgaataccaaaaaattaaatgtggtTTTTGTCGGTCCGGAGCTAAATCAGAGTAATGTGCCCTTTGAACAATTGGCGAAAACAaagtaaatatagaaataatttcTTCCGTTACTTAAaagtaaatacttaaaaaatgttcgaaaatatttagatGTTGCAGGTCATGTCGTAAAATACAGCGCGTGGTAAGTTACCGTTTTCAAAACCAACTGTACCATGATTACTTCAACTTGCCAACATTCATGACACCCGATTTAAGTAAGTCGACTATAAATtacacgtatacatatgtatgtaagtatttccaAACTGATTTGAAACTTGTCTTTGAAGTTTGCTTCTTCAACGCTGGCTTATATCGTTACAATGGTTTTCAAATGGAGGATACTTGGCCTGAAACTATACGTATTGCCACGAATATAAAATGCCCCATTGTCGTTACATCCTATACGGCGTATGAGGCGCCACTCGACATTTCACGATTGATTCAAGAATCCAGTCGAAGAATTAATGTTATTATGCCACCAACTCTAAATCCATTTGCTTCTAAGAAGCCAGAGCGGAACTTTATATCGGATGAGGAAGCACCATTGATGTTTAAGAACTATTACTGTTTCCTAGTAGAGTAAATAAACAATTTCTCATGAAAAATCGTGCTTCAGGCAACGATGAAAAAAACGTTACTTACTTTAGCACGAAAAGCTTCCAAATGTCAATGTAAAAGTCTTCAAATCTGTAGGGTATATAAAATATCACCGCCAAACAAATCCCAATATTAATCTAACCTGTGAGAATAACTAATTataaataaggaagggctaagttcgtgtgTAATCGAACACTTTCTACTCTTTCAACTTGGTGGATTAAAGCCATTCTAAGTACAAATATGGATCGTTGTTACACATATTgcccgatatacatacatatgtagtataaagtGACCCGGAAGttagaaaatctttttattaggtTTATGAGgtctaaaggaagtattgacatgattcaacccatttgcaACTCTCAGGCATATGTAGGGTTACCATATCGGTCTCAGTTGTTGAGTCATGTGTGTGACATATGATGCAGTCGCATTTCCATGTGACGGTATACATTTTCACGCACtcgctcaaaaaaaaataataattaaaaaaaatttccgatatttttggtaaaatgtcAACTATTGCCACTGTGGCATTCGGGACCTAGAAGCTTTAAccgttttggttcgatttgaacaatttttggtcataagatgacatacttcaaaggcattactcttgcaaagttttatttcgttCTATTAATGGCTTCTTAACTTGTAtactagaaagtgaaagaatccagtgaaattaaaattgtgttacatgggaaataggcgtggttgtagttcaATTTCACTTATTCGCTGTAGCatagatatttttgaaaagatttatatgtatatcaaatttagttgaaatcggtcaagaaAGTCCCGAGATATATGATTTCACCTAAGGTAGGAGGCCAAGCCCATTGTTCAATTTTGACTCGCCTTTTTAAAGCCCTCATATACCATATGGAGGTAAAATCATTGTcgctggcgtatttagttagtGATTTACATATAGCgctttttgtactttttaacagtaccgttagaTGAGGAGTGACAGGGCCGGCCCGATACAATTTACCGCTATAGGCAAATACCAAATTTTGCGCCCCTTCTAAGCCTATTCTTccacaacaataaattttattacttttgaaaattattgaggtaatttttttgaaaaaaaaaacactcataATTCAAAGTTTAAATGATTAACATACACctttattacaattttcaactatacaggtagtcgaaaaaggctTTTGCTATTTTGTCAGTagaattaaattcggggaagttgaaaaaatgtacagcggttcaaaaatgagtgaaaataatgaagaaattcgttatactttgaaagttttattaaaaaaagggaagaatgccacgcccaccaccaatgaaatttgtgaagtctACGGAGACAACgctatatcagttcgtgtatcacaacaatggttcactcgattccgatctgaacacttcgaaatttcgatttactctgatgaaagttttacactgatgaaataatgtctctagcggaaaaatggcaaaaagtggtcgaccaaaatggtacatatttgtttatttatttattggtatgaaaaaaatgagttaaagtttgattagctATACGACTAcccaattattattttatgaacaTCATTTTAATGCGtagtacataaaaaataaatgactgAAGAGGAGCAAAACATTTCCCACAGTTccttaatattatatttgctgTTTGCAAATTCTAGCTTGCCTCGCCCAGATTCGGAATTTTTCTCCAGAGGCTCAGCAAATGTTTCACATTTCTaagtatttatacaaaaaaactgattaaaatatttttcataattaaatgcAGAATATTCAACTACAACTACTTTCATTGAGAGTTTTAGACCCAAAATCGGACAACCATACAAAGATATCAGCAGTCAAGAAAGCTAAAACTGAaaaagttgcagagaaaccgccaggctgagtaaaatgctatccaaagaacATACCAATACTGTTTACATAAGGGCGGAAGGCAATGCTTGGACCTCCTCTACAAAAGAATCTCTGGAGGTATTTATTAAAACGCATTTCCCTGGAGTCAGCAAACGCCTTTAAcggggttcaaccagaaccaccggcTAACGCAGCTGATTACCGAGGTCATATagtaaacaaaagtaaaattaaatacgTCATAAATAGTTTctcaccatttaaagcggcaggtccagacgggattatgcccataatgctgcaaaagctagaagaaccaatggttctaaggcttgaaaatatatacaaagcaagcattcaactgtcttacatcccaagaagttggaatgGAATTAAAGtggtgttccttccaaaaccaggcagaagaacacaggattttagacctataagcctcacatcatttatgctgaaggtactggaAAAGCTAATGGACTTATATATGTACCATGGCGGATacgttatcgaagtcccaacatgcatacataaaggaccgatcaaccgaaactgcccttcaatacaccatggctgcatttctagataTAGAGGGAGCCTTCAATAATATAGAAGTAAGCACTACAATTAATTCTCTGACACATGGCGGCATAGACGACattgtgtgcagatggatacaaTCGATGCTTAAGAATAGGAATATTATAGcatcaaacggcgctgcaaaaCAAACAAGTTATGTGAGTAAAGGGACTCCTCACGGAGGGGTCCTTTCCCCGCTTCTATGGGCagtagcgctgaacgaaatactactccaactaaacggtggaggatgAAGGCAGTAgcatatgcagacgatatagtgttgtggTATCAAGCATGTTCCCTTCAAAAGTCagtgagattatggaaagagcactacAACAATGGACCAGGTGTTAGTCCTaataaaacagaactgatgctattcacaaacAAAACCTGTTTCAACTTACCGTACTAAATGGTACAACACTCTTTCTATCCCCctcagctaaatacttgggggtggagattgactcCAAACTGTcctagaaaataaatatagaaaaa
This window harbors:
- the LOC126762300 gene encoding uncharacterized protein LOC126762300, producing MDGKPKKTRQRNRPRNKANRLKEDIGQSSNSELNNTESVALNIVGQQKTLVNECVNENYGAQTRTTPSGSELPTQTPQDSDNGLRLLQQMMRTKLLQQGKKSEKGNVDTKATEKIDKKGQKSSASLSKGKESGKTTNGKAAAANKSPPDNNLQKQSAFVASLQRKLESSVANGSTDLPNTLLENLQKLLHEGPISDVESSDDEEDYIEYIYRPRQYFLVALCNLCKDELTAETKTVCKRCKLAYYCSGQHMKGDQQHRQICYALQQVADNCGGQIFRKCGEFTAEQFRSYRIVIIRQIESIINRPLTATEQEVVLFPRICCNTSCREYDFKKLVDCENCGQIAYCRDKPEHFNKSHQDWCKSYQLFKKLELMQAKGGKIDPAMPMKILHDIPGACSNTKQILSKLDCAVQDDCEFSALSQISTCPLTAWYALKLCGHLKKSEEITIHLIGAEIEFEVDALHKWELFFLHINPNTKKLNVVFVGPELNQSNVPFEQLAKTKCCRSCRKIQRVVSYRFQNQLYHDYFNLPTFMTPDLICFFNAGLYRYNGFQMEDTWPETIRIATNIKCPIVVTSYTAYEAPLDISRLIQESSRRINVIMPPTLNPFASKKPERNFISDEEAPLMFKNYYCFLVE